In the Colletotrichum lupini chromosome 1, complete sequence genome, one interval contains:
- a CDS encoding cysteine protease: MVRSKTFEQSPPLTASDSAELHTKRSNTPALLVRRSSLMSKFPESSSSAYVLDWETDKCKQRLLNHAEDLLREAVGRRRLTIVQGLPLDLVQVLRDSLGVNSGFLEAHAGRRRHRPSRNDEGSSFVSFAYPELVKTTRGNYGPDPGYKPSARQSDLVDVMDEAPFHMMSRDGQAVMFCQASLWMNSKADVLFLDRPIWNDPSSQVQKARRPLSVTRSWQSKIDESQMDGTSVWNVLIAEGDELPGLEDSLLRTFRHSNVTRQTLPEILCEAVHDKWLDFFETLPSCAQPGSLQDGGLYWQATESLEQNLELAQDQARQPLLGGGGGMRHPDWRSLLERLQRRVAISKLGSTPRPQTAWPRTQPTTAVLQTRDVNMPMQGTNNQPYPDAMAADSGKEANQRALDRVTYLGGILLPFTVVSAILSMNDEYSPNAPRFWVFWVASIGAAILCLLIIYLDQLRCLEVYFEVAAAGTVESFFPSSKTHTAAAAANGISLMSMPPQSRWRRQQATEMYMDMAEPGGGDVEVMADSAVNPTMVVQQGRDGSNIKAWRRRQLGWGGAVKKVVGYYRWTGGRPVQISPYGSERLQMKMI, encoded by the exons ATGGTCAGATCAAAGACATTCGAGCAGTCGCCGCCTCTCACGGCCAGCGACTCGGCCGAACTCCATACAAAACGCTCCAACACGCCCGCGCTCCTCGTCCGGCGATCATCCTTGATGAGCAAGTTCCCCGAGTCGAGCTCCTCCGCCTACGTCCTCGACTGGGAGACGGACAAGTGCAAGCAGCGCCTCCTCAACCACGCCGAAGACCTCTTGAGGGAAGCCGTGGGCCGGAGGCGGCTCACCATCGTCCAGGGCCTGCCGCTGGATCTGGTCCAGGTGTTGCGGGATTCCCTCGGCGTGAACTCTGGGTTTCTCGAAGCACATGCGGGGAGGCGGCGGCATCGACCGTCGAGGAACGACGAGGGCTCGAGTTTTGTTTCGTTTGCGTATCCGGAGCTGGTCAAGACTACGAGGGGGAACTATGGCCCGGATCCTGGGTATAAGCCGTCGGCAAGGCAATCTGATTTAGTGGATGTCATGGACGAGGCGCCCTTTCATATGATGTCGAGGGATGGGCAGGCAGTCATGTTCTGCCAGGCTTCGTTATGGATGAACAGCAAAGCTGATG TCCTCTTCCTAGACCGCCCCATCTGGAACGATCCATCTTCACAGGTCCAAAAGGCGCGGAGACCACTCTCCGTCACCCGCTCATGGCAAAGCAAAATAGACGAGTCCCAAATGGATGGCACCTCAGTCTGGAACGTCCTCATAGCCGAAGGCGACGAGCTCCCAGGCCTCGAAGACAGCCTTCTCCGCACCTTTCGTCACTCCAATGTCACGAGGCAAACCCTTCCCGAGATCCTCTGCGAGGCGGTCCACGATAAGTGGCTCGACTTCTTCGAGACCCTCCCCTCATGCGCCCAGCCTGGATCCCTGCAGGACGGGGGGCTCTACTGGCAGGCGACAGAGTCTCTCGAGCAGAACCTCGAGCTTGCGCAGGACCAAGCGCGCCAGCCGCTcctgggcggcggcggtggcatGCGGCACCCAGACTGGCGGTCCCTCCTTGAGCGCCTCCAGCGCCGCGTCGCCATCTCGAAGCTCGGTTCGACGCCGAGGCCGCAGACCGCGTGGCCCCGGACGCAGCCGACGACGGCGGTCCTTCAGACGCGGGATGTCAACATGCCCATGCAAGGCACCAACAACCAGCCGTATCCAGACGCCATGGCCGCAGACAGCGGCAAAGAAGCGAATCAGCGCGCCCTCGACCGCGTAACGTACCTCGGAGGCATCCTCCTTCCCTTCACGGTAGTCTCCGCCATCCTCTCCATGAACGACGAGTACTCTCCCAACGCGCCGCGGTTCTGGGTCTTTTGGGTCGCCTCCATCGGCGCTGCCATCCTGTGCCTCCTCATCATCTACCTAGACCAGCTGCGCTGCCTCGAGGTGTATTTCGAAGTAGCCGCCGCGGGGACGGTCGAGTCTTTCTTCCCCTCCAGCAAAACccacaccgccgccgccgccgccaacggGATATCTCTCATGTCGATGCCGCCGCAGTCGAGATGGCGCCGGCAGCAGGCGACGGAGATGTACATGGACATGGCGGAGCCCGGCGGcggagacgtcgaggtcaTGGCTGACTCGGCGGTGAACCCTACCATGGTCGTGCAGCAGGGCCGGGACGGGTCGAACATCAAGGCGTGGCGGAGGAGGCAGCTCGGTTGGGGCGGCGCGGTGAAGAAGGTTGTTGGGTATTATCGGTGGACGGGCGGCAGGCCGGTGCAGATTAGTCCGTACGGGTCGGAGAGGCTTCAGATGAAGATGATCTGA
- a CDS encoding DASH complex subunit Dad3, with translation MEQGRDSTLLHSQPELSPLEAEVLEEYEKLADNMKKLASTLEDLSGSPSTEILDGLRELERKTSLVFTLLKASVYSIVLQQEIDWGDQARSQEEEEE, from the exons ATGGAGCAGGGGCGGGACTCCACGCTGCTGCATTCGCAGCCGGAGTTGTCGCCGTTGGAGGCCGAGGTGCTGGAAGAGTACGAAAAGTTGGCGGATAACATGAAGAAG CTTGCTTCAACACTCGAAGACCTGAGCGGCTCGCCGAGCACCGAGATCCTCGACGGCCTGCGGGAGCTGGAGCGCAAGACGAGCTTGGTGTTTACGCTCCTCAAGGCAAGCGTGTACAGCATAGTGCTGCAGCAGGAGATCGATTGGGGTGACCAAGCCAGGAgccaggaggaggaggaggagtag
- a CDS encoding C4-dicarboxylate transporter/malic acid transporter, with the protein MTLIDYLLTSLGADEPTIQASLLLHCGYGVHVRIYSSEGNGGIAVLESELKSGYQSLGLDVWPEIPVRSDRCRWPVTRILPISVSNELFKFYQDSQLLAATTFQAGLCFVIHFATLERAERKGKSGGKKSLTTAQLRLCISAAFTPVVLCHPRQGHIRHHFTLHNLSLGFALLTKPGHLPFQPIVIPTVERVIVGVHLQRDCHHKHHNNSTALAAAHTTTRRHLTISTHTSRPRPGLILPSRLSQRHTFTQPALRGTAFKDARPLLSMPLFDLGSLFLDHVVFITNLVYMNIALSNAEPSLLFPLYVVLGFSHRKMAPTHEMVANCGYQTPDEHSNRPSYFATPNESPLASLPLPRSPLRRPPFVPRSSHGPAFETEDSTAMPAAERQAESNESSPNNAKPTLEKHFSFGKVGIRDRIACHTWTWFTMTMATGGMANVIHSLPYQAAWLNGIAVAFFLLNVILFIINCALASIRFKSRPGALTHSFTDQTESLFIPSAVVSFAIISINICQFGVPHVGPWLLRIMQILFWFYIALSVLASATIYLILWSTLIFPIHTMTPTWVFPAYPLLLTAPFASNLIQAAVQTNQQVVTLNRTAIALCAVATQGAGCLIAFMISAAFIYRLMTQKLPRDFQRPGVFISIGPFAFTVGGLDKILPSNFLGTDLAVPIIKVMSVLIGLWLWGLSMWFFIVSVGSLWKYVRPESKMPFQMTWWSFVFPNTALVTATTALGKALQNNGLQIFGCVFAACLIVIWFIVFVTMIRCLYKRELLWPKDTQ; encoded by the exons ATGACACTAATTgactacctacttacttcCTTGGGGGCAGATGAACCCACAATTCAGGCGTCATTATTGCTGCACTGCGGGTACGGCGTGCATGTACGAATCTATAGCAGCGAAGGAAACGGAGGTATTGCCGTCCTCGAATCTGAGTTGAAGTCCGGATA TCAAAGTCTTGGGCTAGATGTTTGGCCGGAAATACCGGTCCGGTCGGAT CGTTGTCGCTGGCCGGTAACGCGCATCCTACCTATCAGCGTT AGCAACGAGCTCTTCAAGTTTTATCAAGATAGCCAGCTGCTGGCGGCGACTACTTTCCAGGCCGGCTTATGTTTTGTTATCCACTTTGCTACTCTTGAGCGAGCTGAACGCAAAGGAAAATCAGGAGGGAAGAAAAGTTTGACGACTGCTCAGTTACGACTCTGCATCTCTGCTGCATTT ACCCCGGTCGTGCTGTGTCATCCGCGGCAGGGTCATATCCG GCACCACTTTACACTTCACAACCTCTCACTAGGATTTGCCTTACTCACCAAGCCGGGTCATCTCCC CTTCCAGCCCATCGTGATTCCAACTGTTGAGCGCGTCATTGTCGGTGTACATCTTCAACGCGACTGCCACCACAAACACCATAACAACTCC ACTGCCTTGGCTGCAGCCCACACGACGACTC GACGGCATCTGACTATATCCACCCACACGTCTCGTCCACGCCCGGGGCTAATTCTCCCCTCACGCCTCTCCCAACGACACACCTTCACTCAACCCGCACTGCGCGGAACTGCGTTCAAAGACGCCCGCCCGCTTTTGAGCATGCCTCTTTTCGATCTCGGCTCTCTGTTTCTCGACCACGTTGTTTTCATCACCAACCTTGTCTACATGAACATCGCCCTCTCCAATGCTGAACCCAGCCTACTCTTTCCTCTTTACGTTGT ATTGGGATTCTCCCACCGCAAAATGGCCCCCACCCATGAAATGGTAGCCAACTGCGGCTACCAGACCCCGGATGAACACAGCAATCGTCCCTCGTACTTTGCTACTCCGAACGAATCTCCTTTGGCATCATTGCCCTTACCTAGATCTCCTTTGAGACGGCCCCCCTTTGTTCCTCGCTCCTCCCATGGACCAGCCTTTGAAACGGAGGATAGCACGGCGATGCCTGCGGCCGAGCGGCAGGCAGAGTCGAATGAGTCTAGTCCAAACAACGCCAAACCTACGCTGGAGAAGCATTTTAGCTTCGGCAAAGTAGGAATTCGAGATCGGATCGCCTGTCATACCTGGACTTGGTTCACTATG ACGATG GCAACCGGAGGAATGGCGAATGTGATACACTCTC TCCCCTACCAAGCTGCCTGGCTCAACGGCATAGCCGTAGCATTTTTCCTGCTCAATGTTATCCTCTTCATCATAAACTGTGCCCTCGCCAGTATTCGATTCAAATCCAGACCAGGGGCCCTCACCCATTCATTCACAGACCAGACGGAATCGCTCTTCATTCCTTCTGCTGTTGTCTC TTTCGCCATCATATCGATCAACATATGCCAGTTCGGTGTGCCGCATGTAGGGCCCTGGCTCCTTAGAATCATGCAAATTCTATTCTGGTTCTACATAGCCTTGAGTGTGCTTGCTAGTGCCACTATTTACCTGATTCTTTGGTCGACATT GATATTTCCCATTCATACCATGACTCCTACCTGGGTCTTCCCAGCCTACCCTTTGCTCCTCACGGCACCTTTTGCGAGCAACCTTATACAAGCTGCTGTACAAACGAACCAGCAGGTCGTCACTCTCAATAGGACTGCCATTGCTCTCTGTGCAGTCGCTACGCAAGGCGCGGGCTGCTTGATTGCCTTTATGATCTCTGCTGCCTTTATCTATCGGCTGATGACGCAGAAATTACCGCGGGATTTTCAACGTCCTGGTGTG TTCATTTCTATTGGGCCATTTGCCTTCACGGTCGGAGGCTTAG ACAAAATTCTGCCCAGCAATTTCCTGGGCACCGACCTTGCCGTGCCCATCATCAAAGTCATGTCAGTCTTGATCGGGCTATGGCTCTGGGGTCTGAGCATGTGGTTTTTTATCGTCTCCGTAGGATCACTTTGGAAGTATGTACGGCCAGAGAGCAAGATGCCTTTCCAAATGACATGGTGGTCATTTGTCTTCCCGAACACTGCACTTGTTACGGCCACGACCGCGCTTGGCAAGGCTTTGCAGAATAATGGATTGCAGATATTTGGCTGCGTCTTCGCAGCGTGTCTGATAGTCATATGGTTTATTGTATTTGTTACGATGATTCGGTGTTTGTACAAACGGGAGCTCCTATGGCCAAAAGATACCCAATAG
- a CDS encoding methyltransferase translates to MAIDRVPRGQVRATLNFFAAPADNASPYNLINPDGPPSRNYGDAPTETVLNDIRGRESEFSLDRDAFAVIRNLPPSAEKDFTDDESVKENYYPELEKLLLEHVPGSTRVLFFDHTIRRADPEAPRNPVTRVHIDQTPSSVIQRVKKHLPGEEADKLLAGRYRIINVWRPLNKTPVESFPLGFASSSTLADEDIVPIEHRYTTGYTGETAGIKFSPEQKWYYLSGMTGDERLLLECFDSEGLRDGTGVEGGRVAHTAFEDPRTRADAVGRESIEVRALVFGP, encoded by the coding sequence ATGGCAATCGACAGAGTCCCCCGCGGCCAAGTCCGCGCAACCCTAAACTTCTTCGCCGCTCCCGCCGACAACGCGTCCCCCTACAACCTCATCAACCCAGACGGTCCCCCCTCCAGAAACTACGGCGACGCTCCCACAGAAACCGTCCTCAACGACATCCGCGGCCGCGAATCCGAATTCTCCCTGGACCGCGACGCCTTCGCCGTGATCCGCAACCTCCCGCCCTCCGCAGAGAAAGACTTCACAGACGACGAATCCGTCAAAGAAAACTACTACCCGGAACTCGAGAAGCTCCTCCTGGAACACGTCCCGGGAAGCACCcgcgtcctcttcttcgacCACACCATCCGCCGCGCCGACCCCGAGGCCCCGCGGAACCCAGTCACCCGCGTGCACATAGACCAGACCCCGTCCTCCGTCATCCAGCGCGTGAAAAAGCACCTCCCCGGAGAAGAAGCAGACAAGCTCCTCGCGGGCCGGTACCGCATCATCAACGTCTGGCGCCCGCTCAACAAGACGCCCGTCGAGTCCTTTCCCCTGGGCTTCGCGTCCTCCTCGACGCTGGCCGACGAGGACATCGTACCCATCGAGCACCGGTATACCACGGGCTACACCGGTGAGACGGCGGGTATCAAGTTCAGCCCGGAGCAAAAGTGGTACTACCTGAGCGGCATGACGGGAGACGAGCGGCTGCTGCTCGAGTGCTTTGACAGCGAGGGTCTCCGGGACGGCACCGGTGTCGAGGGAGGTCGCGTGGCTCACACTGCTTTCGAAGATCCGAGGACGAGGGCTGATGCTGTGGGCCGTGAGAGCATCGAAGTACGGGCGCTGGTGTTTGGTCCTTAG
- a CDS encoding ARS binding protein 2, translating into MISPQPTMQQHQPQSLPPPLPPPPSAVPNGMHGQSPSPSMRHQHMAAPRSSTSSISSSRLTLPDRNVTADTIEDAYTHFVMSCNPAVPPDTDTAALREAFRVPPKSGGKSFSTFTLFELIKQLETKEIKTWAELALKLGVEPPDQDKGQSSQKIQQYAVRLKRWMHSMHVDAFFEYLMDHPHPYWTEIPNDPTPVCEAGRDGVLAEDDMALRALLPQIRPRRGRKRPEDDEFAKSPSQRARLDSPPTGTAYTAARPETLGPWSAHPDGRATFGCSDHLKLSANTGSVTGWPPAPDTAQTPLTAYPQGPMSALTPSTRNSGFWGDAEPRSAITPSRPKASHRRHGAKVVSSAWRSGGPGGSGKTRGRPPMNKTNVDGPFVAFPAEGPAYKRPSPDTKIESGPITPPAPIPQTAPVPPVAVTELPTPPHIPRPAKPSISLQVPERQGGSVRLATPPPPPIVIVNGEPPGEVPDIINSTATAPPLEFPPGHNVPLPPGAIPPVDLKAQTVLPVDPPPAAKGSGIPPQPNDIPIGMFENMKDRTNIDAVLGYFAHEAANGDWVDADNNPIENCSIAEAYALVHTTVERMWQTAPNQDAFLINLAALAGGRALMTTSKLRVKREEEYEDRATYSCSWEFRLGTIRGNYNMVQTVMYNRWRRPEEKLEKPNMKGTGGAESEWERKYRDLLALSEKRDKEIQAMRAGLTAKLNETFQDAKDLENKMLIKESYVDVPTKADGKDGSMRIFLFHPSIPGYPQAKFPGVCLFSEIYQVTGPVARFARQIAGQGYIVAAPSSYHDFTGPEALAYDVPGTDKGNAWKVEKTLASYDEDSRRTVDHLLTLPTCTGKIGSTGMCLGGHLAVRASLDPRITSCVAYFATDIHTRTLGPHTSANSSPTAPENSTHTLDLFATNLTHAEVAMIFGVKDTHVPAEGRDLIRAKLREAGVTTSFYEFAWAQHAFIRDELSKGRYDPAITKVCFEILLELFGRTLKLDLGPLEGVGEVEHVC; encoded by the exons ATGATATCCCCGCAACCGACGATGCAGCAGCACCAACCGCAGTCGCTCCCGCCGccgttgccgccgccgccgtccgcGGTGCCCAACGGCATGCATGGGCAATCCCCGTCGCCTTCAATGAGGCATCAGCACATGGCCGCCCCACGGTCGTCGACTTCGTCAATCTCGAGCAGCAGGCTCACCCTCCCGGACAGGAACGTGACGGCGGACACCATTGAGGATGCCTACACCCACTTCGTCATGTCCTGCAACCCGGCCGTCCCGCCCGACACGGACACGGCGGCGCTGCGGGAAGCTTTCCGGGTCCCGCCCAAGAGCGGCGGCAAGAGCTTCAGCACTTTCACCCTTTTCGAGCTCATCAAGCAGTTGGAGACCAAGGAGATCAAGACGTGGGCAGAGTTGGCTCTCAAGTTGGGCGTCGAACCCCCTGATCAGGATAAGGGTCAGAGTTCTCAAAAGATTCAGCAGTATGCCGTCCGGCTCAAG CGCTGGATGCATTCTATGCATGTGGATGCCTTCTTTGAGTATCTGATGGATCACCCTCACCCTTACTGGACAGAGATCCCAAATGACCCAACGCCCGTGTGTGAAGCGGGAAGGGATGGTGTGCTAGCAGAAGACGACATGGCTCTCCGAGCACTTTTACCACAGATTCGGCCCAGGCGGGGGAGGAAAAGGCCAGAGGACGACGAATTCGCAAAGTCCCCTTCACAACGAGCGAGATTGGACTCACCGCCGACGGGGACGGCCTACACCGCCGCCCGGCCAGAGACTCTGGGTCCGTGGTCCGCTCATCCCGATGGACGCGCTACGTTCGGCTGCTCTGATCATTTGAAGTTGAGCGCCAACACGGGATCAGTGACGGGCTGGCCTCCGGCCCCTGACACAGCGCAGACGCCGCTCACGGCGTATCCACAGGGCCCGATGTCTGCGCTCACGCCGTCAACGCGCAACAGCGGGTTCTGGGGTGATGCGGAACCAAGGTCGGCTATTACTCCCTCACGACCAAAGGCATCTCACCGGCGACACGGTGCCAAAGTCGTTTCCTCTGCGTGGAGGAGTGGCGGACCAGGAGGCAGCGGCAAGACTCGGGGGAGACCGCCTATGAACAAAACGAATGTCGATGGGCCATTTGTGGCTTTCCCCGCCGAAGGACCGGCGTACAAGCGGCCAAGTCCCGATACCAAGATTGAGTCGGGCCCGATTACACCCCCGGCGCCAATACCCCAGACCGCACCGGTACCACCAGTCGCAGTCACGGAATTACCTACACCGCCGCATATACCGCGGCCGGCCAAGCCGAGTATCTCACTACAGGTTCCGGAACGTCAAGGAGGATCCGTTCGTCTCgcgacgccgccgcctccaccGATCGTGATCGTCAACGGAGAACCCCCGGGCGAAGTACCCGACATAATAAACTCGACAGCCACAGCACCACCATTGGAGTTCCCGCCCGGTCACAACGTGCCCCTCCCCCCTGGTGCCATACCACCAGTAGACCTGAAAGCGCAGACCGTCCTGCCGGTTGACCCGCCGCCCGCCGCGAAAGGCAGCGGCATACCACCACAACCCAACGACATCCCCATCGGCATGTTCGAGAACATGAAGGACCGGACCAACATCGACGCCGTCCTGGGTTATTTCGCGCACGAGGCGGCCAACGGCGACTGGGTCGACGCGGACAACAACCCTATCGAGAACTGCAGCATCGCCGAGGCCTACGCGCTCGTGCACACCACTGTAGAAAGGATGTGGCAGACGGCGCCGAACCAGGACGCCTTTTTGATTAATCTCGCGGCGCTGGCGGGCGGCAGGGCGCTCATGACGACGAGCAAGCTGCGGGTGAAGCGGGAGGAGGAGTATGAGGACCGCGCGACGTACAGCTGCAGCTGGGAGTTCCGGCTGGGGACGATACGGGGCAACTACAACATGGTGCAGACGGTCATGTACAACCGGTGGCGGCGGCCCGAGGAGAAGCTGGAGAAGCCGAATATGAAGGGCACGGGCGGCGCCGAGTCGGAGTGGGAGAGGAAGTATCGGGACCTGCTGGCGCTGTCGGAGAAGAGGGATAAGGAGATTCAGGCGATGCGGGCTGGGCTTACGGCGAAGCTGAATGAGACGTTTCAGGATGCCAAGGATCTTGAGAACAA GATGCTCATCAAGGAGTCTTACGTAGACGTGCCGACCAAGGCCGACGGCAAGGATGGTTCCATGA GAATCTTCCTCTTCCACCCTTCCATTCCAGGCTATCCCCAGGC CAAGTTTCCAGGCGTCTGCCTCTTCTCTGAAATCTACCAAG TGACCGGCCCCGTCGCCCGCTTCGCCCGCCAGATCGCAGGACAGGGCTACATCGTCGCCGCGCCCTCGTCCTACCACGACTTCACCGGCCCAGAGGCCCTGGCCTACGATGTTCCCGGCACCGACAAGGGCAACGCCTGGAAGGTTGAAAAG ACCCTCGCGTCCTACGACGAAGACTCCCGCCGCACCGTAGACCACCTCCTCACCCTCCCAACCTGCACCGGCAAAATCGGCAGCACGGGAATGTGCCTAGGCGGCCACCTCGCCGTCAGAGCCTCC CTCGACCCCCGAATCACCTCCTGCGTAGCCTACTTCGCAACAGACATCCACACCCGCACCCTAGGCCCCCACACCTCCGCAAACTCCTCCCCGACAGCCCCCGAAAACAGCACCCACACCCTAGACCTCTTCGCCACGAACCTCACCCACGCAGAGGTGGCCATGATCTTCGGCGTGAAAGACACCCACGTCCCCGCGGAAGGCCGCGACCTCATCCGCGCCAAGCTCCGCGAGGCGGGCGTCACGACGAGCTTCTACGAGTTCGCGTGGGCCCAGCACGCCTTTATCCGCGACGAGCTGAGCAAGGGACGGTATGACCCCGCTATTACAAAGGTCTGCTTTGAGATTCTGCTAGAGTTGTTCGGGAGGACGCTCAAGTTGGATTTGGGTCCGTTGGAGGGCGTTGGCGAGGTTGAGCACGTTTGCTAG
- a CDS encoding mechanosensitive ion channel yields MPGPLSPRHSGFLPINNTQSNDMPDGDIPLTQVRSAASTGARKPTMNASNEDSGSSGTNEKHGLFHRPNAKGGRRKKKAELGRHGTAGSDDVKMNAMGRFYTKITSASVVTRYLVYIIPIGLLLAIPLIVLPITGHKDDVTIGNNNEKSLFFLFLWIEIAWLTLWAGKVVAWLLPHAFMFFCGVVSSGTRKYATVLQNLQIALSLFFWALASWQSFQALFKSDNQSSWVTTMIRLLGATFVSSAVYLGEKAIVQLIGISYHQRSFALRIKESKREVRLLGLLYDASRTLFPMYCPEFEDEDYVINDSLDLILAKAAKGGKGGNGSATPLRLVGDIGRVGDKITGVFGNIASEITGKQVFNPNSAHSIVIEALEKHKPSEALARRIWMSFVVEGKDSLYPEDFLEVLGPAYSDEADEAFGMIDNDMNGDISLEEMTRKVVEIGKERKAITEGMKDIGQALRVFDKVLMFVVVLIVVFIFLAWFQSSFLTTVATAGTALLSLSFVFAVTTQEFLGSCIFLFVKHPYDVGDRVDIVGSEKQQLIVDKISLLYTVFTRIDKMQVVQVPNIALNNLWIENVSRSKAMKEVIDLNVSYDTSFEDLELLRVEMENFVRNSDNSRDFLPDIAIGVAGVGDLDKLQLKIAIKHKSNWHNDGVRATRRSKFMCALAMALKKIPIYAPGGGSEALGAPGNPSYSVAVTDSFAASARDKAAKDKEAARLVPSPAAEGTDGNPDSKTEKAAAAELNLRDPMVEEEWGYRVGDDDTLSSKEDRRRSNDIDRVRSQLMKRASTKGGGGRRKPGEGIPMSPVGDGTGLGLTQTMSRNRIYDEEAETGVQGSYNSPYYGAQPTGYSGAYGQSLSPTISPPHNANLTPHPLQSAPSGQRPRGRSVSSTQQEVQPSTSKKQ; encoded by the exons ATGCCGGGACCTCTCTCGCCGCGGCATTCGGGATTCCTGCCTATAAACAACACACAGTCGAACGACATGCCTGACGGCGATATTCCCCTGACCCAGGTCAGGAGCGCCGCCTCTACTGGCGCAAGGAAGCCCACGATGAACGCTTCCAACGAGGACTCTGGCTCCTCTGGCACAAACGAGAAGCATGGCCTTTTCCACCGCCCCAATGCCAAGGGCGGACGCCGCAAGAAGAAGGCAGAGCTTGGCCGCCACGGAACTGCTGGCTCGGACGATGTCAAGATGAACGCCATGGGTCGCTTCTACACCAAGATCACCAGCGCGTCTGTCGTTACTCGCTACCTGGTTTACATCATTCCTATCGGCCTTCTACTCGCGATACCACTCATCGTTCTCCCCATTACGGGCCACAAAGACGATGTCACGATTGGCAACAACAACGAGAAATCGCTGTTTTTCCTCTTCTTGTGGATTGAGATCGCCTGGTTGACTCTCTGGGCTGGCAAGGTTGTCGCCTGGCTCTTGCCTCACGCCTTCATGTTCTTCTGCGGAGTTGTCAGTTCCGGTACGCGCAAATACGCTACTGTTCTGCAGAACTTGCAGATTGCCCTTTCACTCTTCTTCTGGGCTCTGGCATCATGGCAATCATTCCAGGCCCTCTTCAAGTCCGACAACCAATCTTCCTGGGTTACCACCATGATTCGTCTTCTTGGTGCCACATTTGTGTCTTCGGCCGTATACCTTGGCGAGAAGGCCATTGTTCAGCTCATCGGTATCTCTTACCACCAGAGATCATTTGCTCTCCGCATCAAGGAGTCCAAGCGCGAGGTTCGCTTGCTTGGTCTCCTCTACGACGCTTCCCGCACCCTTTTCCCTATGTACTGTCCCGAGTTCGAGGACGAGGACTATGTCATCAACGATAGTCTCGATTTGATCTTAGCCAAGGCTGCGAAGGGTGGCAAGGGCGGTAATGGTAGCGCTACGCCCCTTCGCCTCGTCGGCGATATTGGCCGTGTAGGAGACAAGATCACCGGTGTCTTCGGTAACATTGCCTCGGAAATCACTGGAAAGCAGGTCTTCAACCCCAACTCGGCGCACTCCATTGTTATTGAAGCCCTCGAGAAGCACAAGCCTTCTGAGGCTCTCGCCCGCCGTATCTGGATGTCTTTTGTGGTCGAAGGAAAGGACTCGCTGTACCCCGAAGACTTCCTGGAAGTGCTTGGACCCGCTTACTCTGATGAGGCCGACGAGGCTTTCGGTATGATCGATAACGACATGAACGGCGATATCAGCTTGGAAGAGATGACTCGCAAGGTTGTCGAGATTGGCAAGGAACGTAAGGCTATTACCGAGGGAATGAAGGACATTGGTCAGGCACTCCGCGTGTTTGATAAGGTTCTCATGTTCGTTGTCGTCTTGATTGTCGTCTTCATCTTCCTCGCGTGGTTCCAGTCCAGCTTCTTGACC ACCGTCGCCACTGCTGGTACTGCGCTTCTTTCTCTGTCATTCGTCTTCGCCGTTACCACCCAGGAATTCCTTGGTTCCTGCATCTTCCTCTTCGTCAAGCACCCCTACGACGTTGGTGACAGAGTCGATATTGTTGGTTCCGAGAAGCAGCAACTCATCGTGGACAAGATTTCGCTTCTGTACACCGTCTTCACCCGTATCGACAAGATGCAGGTCGTCCAGGTTCCCAACATCGCTCTCAACAACCTTTGGATCGAGAACGTCTCCCGTAGCAAGGCCATGAAGGAGGTCATCGACTTGAACGTCTCCTACGACACCAGCTTCGAGGACCTCGAGCTCCTCCGTGTCGAGATGGAGAACTTTGTTCGCAACTCCGACAACTCCCGCGACTTCCTGCCCGATATCGCCATCGGCGTTGCCGGCGTCGGTGATTTGGACAAGCTTCAGCTTAAGATCGCGATCAAGCACAAGTCCAACTGGCACAACGATGGCGTTCGCGCTACTCGCCGCTCCAAGTTCATGTGCGCCCTGGCCATGGCTCTGAAGAAGATCCCCATTTATGCCCCTGGTGGTGGTAGCGAGGCCCTTGGTGCTCCTGGCAACCCATCTTACTCCGTCGCCGTCACCGACTCCTTCGCTGCGTCAGCCCGTGACAAGGCTGCCAAGGATAAGGAGGCCGCGCGTTTGGTGCCCTCTCCCGCCGCCGAAGGAACTGACGGCAACCCCGACTCTAAGACTGAGAAGGCTGCCGCAGCTGAACTCAACCTGCGTGACCCTATGGTCGAAGAGGAATGGGGCTACCGGGTAGGCGATGATGACACTTTGTCTTCCAAGGAAGACCGCCGCCGCTCCAACGATATCGACCGCGTCCGCAGTCAGCTGATGAAGCGCGCCAGCACCAAGGGCGGTGGTGGCCGTCGCAAGCCCGGCGAAGGCATCCCTATGTCCCCCGTCGGTGACGGAACCGGCCTCGGTCTGACTCAGACGATGTCTCGCAACCGAATTTACGACGAGGAGGCAGAGACGGGTGTTCAAGGATCCTACAACTCTCCCTATTACGGCGCCCAACCAACCGGTTACTCCGGCGCCTACGGACAGTCTCTGTCTCCCACCATCTCGCCTCCCCACAACGCCAACCTTACCCCCCACCCACTCCAGAGCGCCCCATCGGGCCAGCGTCCTCGTGGACGCAGTGTATCCAGCACCCAGCAGGAGGTTCAGCCGAGCACTTCAAAGAAGCAGTAA